The following coding sequences are from one Halobacteriovorax sp. JY17 window:
- a CDS encoding endonuclease yields MKQIVALCLVTFLSMASSWARTGSCQNAWMKLTSSKEIKAEYKKLIGTCDRDLKRILGPMSKQSRSLSYRGAREEMFGSLDNVNGDVCSVYSKECIRTTSIPNHRVMNAEHTWPKSKGASKKPAVSDLHHIFPANSEVNSIRSSYPFCEVSNTKWTNNMSSLGTAPGIGTCFEPPIEHRGNVARAMFYFAVRYSQGIPSAQEKWLRKWHHDDPVDQAEKDRHSEILSIQGNSNPFIEQPGLVEVIEDF; encoded by the coding sequence TTGAAACAAATAGTAGCTCTATGCCTTGTCACTTTCCTCTCCATGGCCTCGTCATGGGCAAGAACAGGAAGCTGTCAGAACGCCTGGATGAAACTAACTTCTTCTAAAGAAATTAAGGCCGAATACAAGAAGCTCATTGGAACTTGCGATAGAGACTTAAAGAGAATTTTAGGTCCTATGAGTAAGCAAAGTAGAAGTTTAAGTTATAGAGGAGCTAGAGAAGAAATGTTTGGTTCTCTAGACAACGTAAATGGGGATGTATGCTCAGTATATTCTAAAGAGTGTATCAGAACGACCTCAATCCCAAATCATAGAGTAATGAACGCAGAACACACATGGCCAAAGAGTAAGGGCGCGAGTAAGAAGCCTGCAGTAAGTGATCTTCACCATATTTTTCCAGCTAACTCAGAAGTAAATTCAATTAGATCAAGTTACCCATTCTGCGAAGTGAGCAATACAAAGTGGACAAATAATATGTCTAGTCTAGGAACTGCTCCAGGAATTGGAACCTGCTTTGAGCCACCTATTGAGCACCGTGGAAATGTTGCCAGAGCAATGTTCTACTTCGCGGTTCGCTATAGCCAAGGAATTCCAAGCGCTCAAGAAAAATGGCTTAGAAAGTGGCACCATGATGACCCAGTAGATCAAGCCGAGAAAGATAGACATAGTGAAATTCTAAGCATTCAAGGTAACTCAAATCCATTTATAGAGCAGCCGGGACTAGTTGAAGTTATTGAAGATTTTTAG
- a CDS encoding MFS transporter: MNWRFIALGYLSLFALSLLDNGRSPTYNAILEDLSIGPAKGSYIFSVASFISLLVNLTAVKWLPKLGPVVSTRISLSLMALSGFFMYITGVQTSYTLLIVSSVLLGLGLAICTITMNVLVIKGSTSSSRKRLFSGLHAIYGLSSLLAPFILAFLIKHGGDWKTYFVVSGIIAFSVILITAKTETLPTEPQEKQRENQNVPVRFRILFGLLLGAYVASEIVISTRLPYYLRTVLKFDEITAGYYLSFFFLSLCAGRLLFSLKSFNFKSEHLMIFSHITTLVCFFSGLYIHPLFLALCGFTMSYAFPMGMDFLVETFKEKSDYMITSVMTWIGVMLASMHFVFGLINENYGANIALLLSPLLSLLALGALIIFLKSDKSSI, translated from the coding sequence ATGAATTGGAGATTTATAGCTCTAGGCTACCTTAGTCTCTTTGCCTTATCACTCTTAGATAATGGAAGATCACCTACATATAATGCGATTTTAGAAGACCTCAGCATTGGACCAGCTAAAGGCTCCTATATCTTTTCAGTAGCAAGCTTCATAAGCCTCTTAGTGAATCTCACTGCTGTAAAATGGCTCCCCAAACTAGGTCCTGTAGTTTCAACAAGAATCTCCCTGTCGCTCATGGCACTAAGTGGCTTCTTCATGTACATAACAGGAGTTCAAACTAGCTACACACTTTTAATTGTAAGTTCAGTCCTTCTAGGTCTTGGCCTCGCAATTTGTACAATTACAATGAATGTCCTAGTGATTAAAGGCTCGACGAGCTCCTCTAGGAAGAGACTCTTCTCAGGCCTCCATGCAATCTACGGCCTATCGTCCTTACTTGCTCCATTTATCTTGGCATTTCTTATTAAGCATGGAGGAGACTGGAAGACCTACTTCGTAGTAAGTGGAATTATTGCTTTCTCTGTCATACTTATTACCGCTAAGACAGAAACTCTTCCTACAGAACCTCAAGAAAAGCAAAGAGAGAATCAAAATGTTCCAGTAAGATTTAGAATACTCTTTGGACTTCTCCTAGGCGCCTACGTCGCGAGTGAAATTGTTATCTCAACTAGGCTTCCATACTACTTAAGAACCGTTCTAAAGTTTGATGAGATCACTGCTGGATACTATTTGAGCTTCTTCTTTTTAAGTCTATGCGCCGGAAGACTACTCTTTTCATTAAAGTCATTTAATTTTAAGAGCGAACACTTAATGATCTTCTCTCATATTACAACACTTGTCTGTTTCTTTAGCGGTCTCTATATCCACCCTCTCTTTCTCGCTCTCTGTGGCTTTACCATGTCCTACGCTTTTCCAATGGGAATGGACTTTCTAGTAGAGACCTTTAAAGAGAAGAGTGATTATATGATTACTTCTGTCATGACTTGGATTGGGGTGATGCTCGCTTCCATGCACTTTGTCTTTGGCCTTATAAATGAGAACTATGGTGCTAATATCGCTCTTCTGCTAAGTCCTCTTCTAAGCCTTCTTGCACTAGGTGCCTTAATTATTTTTCTAAAGAGCGATAAGAGTTCAATATGA
- a CDS encoding ABC transporter substrate-binding protein: MKKLATLVALCALFTSCVKEGSNKSTFVYCSEGSPTAFNPQITTDGTSNNASAHTIYNRLVEFEYGSTKIVPALAESWSISEDKLEYTFNLRKGVKFHTTKYFTPTRDFNADDVLFSFNRMRDESNPFFKVSGGTYEYFNGMDMGNLIKDIVKVDDHTVKIILKKQEAPFLANMAMSFMSVLSKEYGDKLIKEAKLGDMDNIPVGTGPFVFKSYQKDNIIKFEAFKDFYGEKAKVSRLAFAITPDASVRYQKLKTGECHLIIEPSPADLGSMKENKDITLLEGPGLNVGYLAMNTMKKPFGNLKVRQAVNHALNKTAYIDAIYLGHAKLAKNPLPPTIWSYDDSIVDYDYNIKKAKKLLAEAGFPNGFETEIWTLPVTRPYNPNGKKMGEMMQADLAKVGIKAKLVSYEWPTYLKKSSAGEHAMVQLGWTGDNGDPDNFLYTLLGCSAVEAGSNYARWCNKDFEDLVVKAKRVTDLAERTDLYEKAQVIFKEQAPWVPIAHSIIFRAMSNKVKGYKIDPLGGDIFKTVELK; the protein is encoded by the coding sequence ATGAAGAAATTGGCCACACTCGTAGCCCTTTGCGCACTTTTCACGTCTTGCGTAAAAGAAGGTTCCAACAAGAGTACATTTGTTTATTGTTCAGAGGGAAGCCCAACGGCCTTCAATCCACAAATTACAACAGATGGTACTTCAAATAATGCTTCCGCTCACACTATTTATAATCGTCTCGTAGAGTTTGAATATGGATCGACTAAAATTGTTCCTGCTCTTGCAGAGAGTTGGTCAATTTCAGAAGATAAGCTTGAGTACACTTTCAACCTAAGAAAAGGTGTTAAGTTTCATACGACTAAGTACTTCACCCCTACAAGAGATTTCAATGCTGATGACGTTCTCTTCTCTTTTAATAGAATGAGAGATGAATCAAACCCATTCTTCAAAGTAAGTGGTGGTACTTATGAATACTTCAATGGAATGGACATGGGAAATCTTATCAAGGATATTGTTAAGGTTGATGATCATACCGTTAAGATCATTTTAAAGAAACAAGAGGCTCCATTTCTTGCCAATATGGCCATGAGTTTTATGAGTGTTCTTTCAAAAGAGTACGGTGATAAATTAATCAAAGAAGCTAAGCTTGGTGACATGGATAATATTCCAGTGGGAACAGGACCATTTGTTTTCAAATCTTACCAAAAAGATAATATTATTAAGTTTGAAGCTTTCAAAGATTTCTACGGAGAAAAGGCCAAAGTTAGTCGTCTAGCATTTGCTATCACTCCAGATGCTTCAGTTAGATATCAAAAGTTAAAAACTGGTGAGTGTCACTTAATTATTGAACCATCTCCTGCAGACTTAGGTTCAATGAAAGAGAATAAAGACATCACTCTACTTGAAGGTCCAGGTCTCAATGTTGGCTACCTTGCCATGAACACAATGAAGAAGCCTTTTGGAAATTTAAAAGTAAGACAAGCAGTTAATCACGCTTTAAATAAAACAGCATATATTGACGCTATTTACTTAGGTCATGCTAAACTAGCGAAGAATCCTCTACCTCCTACAATTTGGTCATACGATGATAGTATCGTTGATTACGACTACAATATTAAAAAAGCTAAAAAGCTCTTAGCAGAAGCTGGGTTTCCAAATGGTTTTGAAACTGAAATTTGGACTCTCCCTGTAACTCGTCCGTACAACCCTAATGGAAAGAAGATGGGTGAAATGATGCAAGCAGATCTTGCAAAAGTTGGAATTAAGGCCAAGCTTGTTTCTTATGAGTGGCCTACTTACCTAAAGAAGTCATCAGCAGGAGAGCACGCTATGGTTCAACTTGGTTGGACGGGCGATAATGGTGATCCAGATAACTTCCTCTATACTCTTCTTGGATGTTCAGCTGTTGAAGCGGGATCAAACTATGCGAGATGGTGTAATAAAGACTTTGAAGACCTTGTTGTAAAAGCAAAGAGAGTCACTGATCTCGCAGAGAGAACAGACCTCTATGAGAAGGCGCAAGTTATTTTCAAAGAACAAGCCCCATGGGTTCCTATTGCTCACTCTATAATCTTTAGAGCAATGAGCAATAAAGTAAAAGGATATAAGATCGATCCACTTGGTGGAGATATCTTTAAAACTGTGGAACTAAAATAA
- a CDS encoding L,D-transpeptidase, which translates to MSKSLLILAMTGALVTSCGGRNEKYPNTGNVAYEKMMGAMTSISEIEVGKNYYTTTALTVRDENGKRLGTLSRHDKVTVVATGADDYVEITFRRMSYQNIATSNKYFVSFKYLLEKIEDYKDFDGKYFVIQNLATERLRVYEKSCDAKNVCLNKMVMESEMAIGEDTKETRSYVGSYRITDWWKFYQDHAAHYPSWYQEDYPMPPEAGSSFLKWFKSKYMPEENGKKKGDMRGAFGWYTAWVGPNHHSQWTHGTVGWGSDKDSLIKATKEYFTNLVANPRSSGCSRMNNEAIAYLRDILPVGTPIIKVYAKEALLDGHRSNYRVKTKPWNYVLTKNNAYSTKNFSANKDEVESRNIPMSRRLEEGTFVMDAYPTMFNFTEGEDLGSYEAKTKTTGNVYRIEEDKMKGVFYVDAGLLEDYAHPKHEKIGKGGFNNEIAPSYMIMDRSIDKTMAVYIADKDQDENDNSGVEYHETVKVETRGKADLSGEDNDFSTEIENLFVTGSKAERDSSPLIRLQLDVGVFANFIMTPVEDDEWDLVVSNETLNSTNSKVEEFVKRFFKRGVSAPVSVSVGSKEVTITKKQGRNIEFTYKF; encoded by the coding sequence ATGAGTAAGTCCCTTTTAATTTTGGCCATGACTGGTGCGCTAGTTACAAGTTGTGGTGGAAGAAATGAAAAGTATCCTAATACAGGAAATGTTGCCTATGAGAAAATGATGGGTGCCATGACTTCAATTAGTGAGATTGAAGTAGGTAAGAATTATTATACGACTACGGCGTTAACTGTTAGAGATGAAAATGGGAAGAGGCTTGGTACTCTTTCTCGTCATGATAAAGTGACAGTGGTTGCTACAGGAGCTGATGACTACGTTGAAATTACATTTAGAAGAATGAGTTATCAAAATATTGCGACTTCAAATAAGTACTTTGTTTCTTTTAAATACCTTCTTGAAAAAATTGAGGATTATAAGGACTTCGATGGAAAGTACTTTGTTATTCAAAACCTTGCGACAGAGAGACTTAGAGTTTATGAGAAATCATGTGACGCTAAGAATGTATGTCTAAATAAAATGGTTATGGAATCTGAAATGGCCATTGGTGAAGATACTAAAGAGACGAGAAGTTATGTTGGGTCTTATAGAATTACTGATTGGTGGAAGTTCTATCAAGATCATGCCGCACACTATCCTTCTTGGTACCAAGAAGATTATCCTATGCCACCAGAGGCAGGGTCGTCATTTCTAAAGTGGTTTAAGAGCAAGTATATGCCAGAAGAAAATGGAAAGAAGAAAGGTGATATGCGTGGAGCTTTTGGTTGGTACACAGCTTGGGTTGGACCAAATCACCATTCTCAGTGGACACACGGAACTGTTGGTTGGGGATCTGACAAAGATAGTTTGATTAAAGCAACTAAAGAATACTTTACGAATTTAGTGGCGAACCCAAGAAGTTCTGGTTGTTCTAGAATGAATAACGAAGCGATTGCTTACTTAAGAGACATACTTCCTGTAGGAACGCCTATTATAAAAGTTTATGCGAAGGAAGCACTACTTGATGGTCATAGATCAAATTATAGAGTTAAGACAAAACCTTGGAACTATGTTCTAACAAAGAATAATGCTTACTCTACTAAGAACTTCTCTGCTAATAAAGATGAAGTTGAAAGTAGAAATATTCCAATGAGTAGAAGATTAGAAGAAGGAACATTTGTTATGGATGCGTATCCAACAATGTTTAACTTCACAGAAGGTGAGGATCTTGGTTCGTACGAAGCAAAGACAAAGACTACTGGTAATGTTTACAGAATCGAAGAAGATAAAATGAAAGGTGTCTTCTATGTAGATGCTGGATTACTTGAAGATTATGCACATCCAAAGCATGAGAAAATCGGAAAAGGTGGATTTAATAATGAAATCGCTCCGTCTTACATGATTATGGATCGTTCGATTGATAAAACAATGGCAGTTTATATTGCGGATAAAGATCAAGATGAAAATGATAACTCAGGTGTTGAGTATCACGAAACTGTAAAAGTTGAGACAAGAGGAAAAGCAGATCTAAGTGGTGAAGATAATGACTTCAGTACTGAGATTGAAAACTTATTTGTAACAGGTAGTAAAGCAGAGAGAGATAGTAGTCCGCTAATTAGACTACAGTTAGATGTTGGGGTATTTGCAAACTTTATTATGACTCCAGTTGAAGATGACGAATGGGACTTAGTTGTTTCGAATGAAACTCTAAACTCAACGAATTCTAAAGTCGAAGAGTTTGTGAAAAGATTTTTTAAGAGAGGAGTAAGTGCTCCTGTCAGCGTAAGTGTTGGTTCAAAGGAAGTTACGATTACTAAGAAACAGGGTCGTAATATTGAGTTTACTTATAAATTCTAA
- a CDS encoding ABC transporter permease subunit: MLKFILKKLLDLIPTLVGISILSFVLIRLVPGDPVMLMLGERGADPIVYAKMQKALGLDQAMHEQYFTFLKKAFSGDLGTSIVSKRSVTSEFFSRFPATLELGICAIIFAAIIGIPFGILAALKRNSFYDYLLMGGSLVGYSMPIFWWGLILILFFSVQLGITPVSGRISIMYDVDVVTGFMLIDTLLPKNLANEGIGPFLSTLSHLILPAIAMGTIPLAVMARMTRSSMLEVLGEDYIRTAKAKGLPIKKIIVVHALRNALIPIVTVVGLIFGSIITGAILTETIFSWPGIGKWLVASINARDYPVIQGGVLFIATMIVLINLVVDFVYAIVNPKMR, from the coding sequence ATGCTAAAATTCATTCTTAAAAAGTTATTAGATTTAATCCCTACTCTCGTAGGGATTTCGATTCTCTCCTTTGTTCTAATACGTCTTGTCCCTGGCGATCCTGTAATGCTTATGCTCGGAGAAAGAGGTGCTGATCCTATTGTCTACGCAAAAATGCAAAAGGCACTAGGACTTGACCAAGCAATGCATGAGCAATATTTCACTTTTCTAAAAAAAGCTTTTAGCGGAGATTTAGGAACGAGTATTGTTTCAAAGAGATCTGTGACAAGTGAATTCTTCTCAAGATTTCCTGCGACACTAGAGCTTGGAATTTGTGCCATTATTTTTGCTGCGATAATCGGTATCCCCTTTGGAATTCTAGCAGCACTCAAGAGAAATTCATTCTACGACTACCTCCTAATGGGAGGGTCACTTGTTGGTTACTCCATGCCAATTTTTTGGTGGGGACTTATTCTTATCCTCTTCTTCTCTGTTCAGCTGGGTATTACACCAGTGTCAGGAAGAATTTCTATTATGTACGACGTTGATGTAGTAACAGGGTTTATGTTAATAGACACTCTCCTTCCAAAAAATTTAGCGAACGAAGGAATCGGTCCATTTCTCTCAACTCTTTCACACCTCATACTTCCAGCAATTGCTATGGGAACAATTCCTCTAGCGGTGATGGCAAGAATGACCAGATCAAGTATGTTAGAGGTTCTTGGTGAAGACTATATAAGAACAGCGAAAGCAAAGGGATTACCAATAAAGAAAATTATTGTAGTACACGCCCTTAGAAATGCACTTATTCCTATTGTTACAGTTGTTGGATTAATTTTTGGTTCCATCATAACAGGCGCCATACTTACAGAGACCATCTTCTCATGGCCTGGAATTGGAAAATGGTTAGTTGCGAGTATCAACGCTAGAGATTATCCAGTTATTCAAGGTGGAGTTCTCTTTATCGCGACAATGATTGTTCTAATTAATTTAGTGGTCGACTTTGTCTACGCCATCGTCAACCCAAAGATGAGATAA
- a CDS encoding dipeptide ABC transporter ATP-binding protein: MILEVESLKKHYPITKSFKESALVKALDGVTFSVEKQRTLGIVGESGCGKSTLAKALMALEERTNGSIKIENQSIDGLSKSDFKSAIQMIFQDPYSSLNPRKKAWQLISEPLLINTKLSKKECFNKACELMKKVGLRPEMAQRYPHMFSGGQRQRLGIARALALQPKILICDEPVSALDVSIQAQVLNLLMELQDEMGLTYLFISHDLHVVNHISDDILVMYLGKIVEYGPREKVFDNSLHPYTKALIASSPSVSKDKNDHEPISGELPSPLDPPTGCAFHKRCPIATEKCAIETPELREVDGRRVACFLV; the protein is encoded by the coding sequence ATGATTTTAGAAGTTGAAAGTTTAAAGAAACATTATCCAATAACAAAGTCATTCAAGGAGAGCGCTCTCGTTAAGGCACTAGACGGCGTAACTTTCTCGGTAGAGAAGCAGAGAACCCTGGGAATTGTTGGTGAATCTGGTTGCGGAAAGTCGACACTAGCGAAGGCCCTTATGGCCTTAGAAGAGAGAACAAATGGTTCAATAAAAATAGAAAATCAAAGTATTGATGGACTTAGTAAATCAGACTTTAAGAGTGCTATTCAAATGATTTTTCAAGATCCCTATTCTTCTTTGAATCCAAGAAAGAAAGCTTGGCAACTCATCAGTGAACCACTTCTTATTAATACAAAACTCTCAAAGAAAGAATGTTTTAATAAGGCCTGCGAATTGATGAAGAAAGTTGGTCTTCGCCCAGAGATGGCCCAGCGCTATCCACATATGTTTAGTGGTGGTCAAAGACAGAGATTAGGAATAGCTAGAGCTCTTGCTCTACAACCAAAAATTCTCATTTGCGATGAACCAGTCTCTGCACTAGATGTCTCTATTCAGGCACAGGTTTTAAACCTCCTAATGGAATTACAAGATGAGATGGGTTTAACTTATCTCTTTATCTCTCACGATCTACATGTAGTTAATCATATTAGCGATGATATCTTAGTTATGTACCTTGGAAAAATCGTTGAGTACGGACCAAGAGAAAAAGTCTTCGATAACTCTCTACACCCTTACACTAAAGCTCTTATTGCAAGTTCTCCTTCGGTGTCAAAAGACAAGAACGATCATGAGCCTATTTCTGGAGAACTTCCTTCTCCACTGGATCCTCCTACTGGTTGTGCTTTTCATAAACGTTGTCCAATAGCGACAGAGAAGTGTGCTATAGAAACTCCTGAGCTTCGTGAAGTTGACGGAAGAAGAGTTGCTTGTTTTCTAGTCTAA
- a CDS encoding metallophosphatase domain-containing protein, with amino-acid sequence MRIVAISDTHQAYLQNLPEGDLLIHSGDFSLLPKNVSSNRELMLSELTDLRDWFLSLKDKYQHIILVPGNHDWIFEVDYEFASHFLEGVIVLNDRQIEIDGIKIWGSPINLEYRDWAFNRAAGEEILKHWRAIPKDTDILITHGPPLGILDRAFPEKNSPELGDIDLLNTVNKLDLKAHIFGHIHGSHGTLKRNGTLFVNASIMDESYKPTFEPIIFEI; translated from the coding sequence ATGAGAATTGTTGCGATTTCTGATACACACCAAGCTTATCTACAAAACCTTCCAGAGGGAGATCTTCTTATTCACTCAGGGGACTTCTCTCTACTTCCAAAGAATGTAAGTTCAAATAGAGAACTTATGTTGAGTGAACTCACAGATTTACGAGATTGGTTTCTTTCTTTAAAAGATAAGTATCAACACATAATTCTAGTACCTGGTAATCATGATTGGATTTTTGAAGTTGATTATGAATTTGCTTCTCATTTCTTAGAGGGAGTGATTGTTTTAAATGACCGTCAAATTGAAATTGATGGAATTAAAATCTGGGGAAGCCCAATTAATTTAGAGTATAGAGATTGGGCCTTTAATAGGGCCGCTGGCGAAGAAATTCTAAAGCACTGGAGAGCAATCCCTAAGGACACAGATATTCTCATCACGCATGGTCCTCCTCTTGGAATTTTAGATCGCGCTTTCCCTGAAAAGAATAGTCCAGAACTTGGTGATATTGATCTTCTAAATACCGTTAATAAATTGGATCTTAAGGCCCATATCTTCGGACATATTCACGGCTCTCATGGGACTTTAAAGAGAAATGGTACTTTATTTGTGAATGCAAGTATTATGGATGAATCCTATAAACCTACTTTTGAACCAATAATATTTGAAATTTAA
- a CDS encoding ABC transporter ATP-binding protein — translation MLLDIKNLNLKFHTSKGILHAIRDLSFHIKQGETLGIVGESGCGKSITNLALMGLLPDTAELTADKLEFQGQELIGLKEREWQKIRGSDIAMIFQDPMTALNPCFTVGYQIEETLEMHRRDLSKLERKEFVFELLDQVGIPAPKERAKSYAHELSGGMSQRVMIAQAIACNPKLLIADEPTTALDVTIQDQILKLLKDIQAKNNMAMILVTHDLGVVSENADRIQVMYAGEVIETGTSDEVIHSPKHPYTKGLLESLPGSNATTFRAPLSSIAGMVPDLRSRPQGCQFNPRCFKVKDDCSISRPVLNEENHQVSCFYPMSEG, via the coding sequence ATGTTACTAGATATTAAAAATTTAAATTTAAAATTTCACACATCCAAAGGAATACTACACGCCATACGCGATCTAAGTTTTCATATTAAACAAGGTGAAACACTTGGAATAGTAGGAGAATCAGGCTGTGGAAAGTCTATAACGAATCTTGCTCTAATGGGACTTCTTCCTGACACAGCTGAACTCACTGCTGACAAACTAGAGTTTCAAGGGCAAGAGCTTATTGGGCTAAAAGAAAGAGAGTGGCAGAAAATTCGTGGTTCTGATATTGCGATGATTTTTCAAGACCCAATGACTGCTTTAAACCCTTGTTTCACTGTTGGATATCAAATAGAAGAAACACTTGAAATGCATAGAAGAGATCTCAGTAAGCTTGAAAGAAAGGAATTTGTCTTTGAACTATTAGATCAAGTGGGAATTCCGGCCCCAAAAGAGAGGGCCAAGTCTTATGCTCACGAACTTTCAGGAGGAATGAGTCAAAGAGTGATGATTGCTCAGGCAATTGCCTGTAACCCAAAACTCTTAATTGCTGATGAGCCTACAACAGCACTAGATGTAACAATTCAAGACCAAATTTTAAAACTCTTAAAAGATATTCAGGCCAAGAATAATATGGCAATGATTCTTGTGACTCACGACCTTGGTGTTGTTTCAGAAAATGCAGATCGCATTCAAGTGATGTATGCAGGAGAAGTTATTGAGACAGGGACTTCTGATGAAGTGATTCATAGTCCAAAACATCCTTATACGAAAGGTCTTTTAGAATCTCTTCCAGGAAGTAATGCTACGACTTTTAGAGCTCCTCTTTCATCCATTGCAGGAATGGTTCCCGATTTAAGATCAAGACCACAGGGCTGCCAATTCAATCCAAGATGTTTTAAAGTAAAAGATGATTGCTCTATTTCAAGACCTGTTTTAAATGAAGAAAACCACCAAGTTAGTTGTTTCTATCCAATGAGTGAAGGTTAA
- a CDS encoding ABC transporter permease subunit, which yields MENKNTEEIDHPLVEFWQQFSKNRGAIFGLVVIILFTLIALLAPLLSPYGPTSIDPSFLRVPPLFSDGGTARYFFGTDDVGRDILSRLIYGAQISMLIGFFVVIISCSIGTILGLVSGYYGGWVDRVIMRMIDILMAFPSILLAIVVVSVMGPGISNAIIAVAIVAIPGFTRIVRGSVLAEKKKQYVMASKTFGASSVRIMFLEILPNCMAPLIVQASLGFSDGILNAAALGFLGLGAQAPTPEWGIMLADARPFIESSPWMVTLPGLCILFAVLGFNLFGDGLRDALDPRLKR from the coding sequence ATGGAAAATAAAAATACAGAAGAAATAGATCATCCACTAGTAGAGTTTTGGCAACAATTCTCAAAGAATAGAGGCGCGATCTTTGGATTAGTCGTAATTATTCTCTTCACTCTTATTGCACTACTGGCACCACTACTCTCCCCTTATGGACCAACCAGTATTGACCCAAGCTTTCTAAGAGTACCTCCTCTTTTCTCTGATGGCGGAACTGCTAGATACTTCTTTGGGACAGATGACGTGGGACGAGATATTTTAAGCCGTCTTATTTATGGTGCTCAAATTTCAATGTTGATAGGGTTCTTTGTTGTTATTATTTCTTGCAGTATTGGAACAATTCTAGGACTAGTCTCTGGTTACTATGGAGGCTGGGTAGATAGAGTGATCATGAGAATGATTGATATTCTCATGGCCTTCCCTTCTATTCTGCTCGCCATCGTTGTTGTTTCAGTAATGGGTCCAGGTATTTCCAACGCGATTATTGCTGTTGCAATTGTTGCCATTCCAGGATTTACAAGAATTGTGAGAGGCTCGGTACTTGCAGAAAAAAAGAAGCAATACGTGATGGCCTCTAAAACTTTTGGAGCAAGCTCAGTAAGAATAATGTTCTTAGAAATTCTTCCTAATTGTATGGCCCCTCTAATCGTTCAAGCGTCACTTGGTTTTAGTGATGGAATTCTCAATGCTGCAGCTCTCGGGTTCTTAGGACTTGGTGCTCAGGCCCCTACTCCAGAGTGGGGAATCATGTTGGCAGACGCGAGACCTTTCATTGAAAGTTCACCGTGGATGGTCACACTCCCTGGTCTCTGTATTCTATTTGCAGTACTTGGTTTCAATCTCTTTGGAGATGGGCTCAGAGATGCACTAGATCCAAGACTAAAGAGGTAA